In a single window of the Streptomyces cinnabarinus genome:
- a CDS encoding glycoside hydrolase family 127 protein → MVPVAPSRGRLRPLGLDQVRITGGFWAGRRHINATATLDHCHDWMERVGWTGNFRAAVEGRIERDRGGREFADSDVYKLLEAMAWAGGHSAAPALVETIAAAQEPDGYLNTAYGRPGQRPRYSDLEWGHELYCYGHLIQAGVAQARAGGEGELTKVARRAADHVCATFGPDGIEGICGHPQIETALVELARLTGEQRYLDQAALFVDRRGHGTLADIEFGRAYYQDDIPVREATVLRGHAVRALYLAAGAVDVAVETGDESLLAAVVRQWEATVARRTYLTGGMGAHHRDESFGEDFVLPPDRAYSETCAGVASVMLSWRLLLATGDPRFADQAERTLFNVVATSPSADGCSFFYTNTLHRRSPGTVPPADAESPRAESSLRAPWFEVSCCPTNVARTLALLPAYLATTDDDGIQLHQYADAEISADGIALRLRTDYPVDGQVTVRIDRTPDHPWTLSLRVPAWTEGAPARLVSPDGARRTVAPGTAALTRRFRPGDEIRLELPMAPRWIAPDPRIDAVRGTVAVQRGPVVYCAESVDLPDGHETDALRVDPSTRPVDGPDATVIAPGALVTPDGRTEPPWPYGPLDRPRPPAAAAAGLVLVPYHSWANRGPSTMRVWLPTGGR, encoded by the coding sequence ATGGTGCCGGTGGCACCGAGCCGGGGCCGGCTGCGGCCGCTCGGCCTCGACCAGGTACGGATCACCGGCGGCTTCTGGGCCGGGCGCCGGCACATCAACGCGACCGCCACCCTCGACCACTGCCACGACTGGATGGAACGCGTCGGCTGGACCGGCAACTTCCGCGCCGCCGTCGAGGGACGGATCGAACGGGACCGGGGCGGGCGCGAGTTCGCCGACTCCGACGTCTACAAACTCCTCGAAGCCATGGCCTGGGCGGGCGGCCACAGCGCGGCCCCGGCCCTCGTCGAGACCATCGCCGCCGCCCAGGAACCGGACGGCTACCTCAACACCGCCTACGGCCGCCCCGGTCAGCGGCCCCGCTACAGCGACCTCGAATGGGGCCACGAGCTGTACTGCTACGGGCACTTGATCCAGGCCGGCGTGGCCCAGGCGCGGGCCGGGGGCGAGGGCGAGCTGACGAAGGTCGCCCGGCGGGCCGCCGACCATGTGTGCGCCACCTTCGGACCGGACGGCATCGAAGGGATCTGCGGCCACCCGCAGATCGAGACGGCACTGGTCGAACTGGCCCGGCTGACAGGGGAGCAGCGCTATCTCGACCAGGCCGCGCTCTTCGTCGACCGCCGCGGCCACGGCACGCTGGCCGACATCGAGTTCGGCCGCGCCTACTACCAGGACGACATCCCCGTACGCGAGGCCACCGTCCTGCGCGGCCACGCCGTACGCGCCCTCTACCTCGCGGCCGGCGCCGTCGACGTGGCCGTGGAGACCGGCGACGAGTCCCTGCTCGCGGCGGTCGTACGGCAGTGGGAGGCAACCGTCGCCCGCCGGACGTATCTCACCGGCGGCATGGGCGCGCACCACCGCGACGAGTCCTTCGGCGAGGACTTCGTCCTGCCGCCCGACCGCGCCTATTCCGAGACCTGCGCCGGCGTCGCCTCGGTGATGCTGAGCTGGCGGCTCCTCCTCGCCACCGGCGACCCGCGCTTCGCCGACCAGGCGGAGCGGACCCTGTTCAACGTCGTCGCGACCAGCCCGTCCGCGGACGGCTGCTCCTTCTTCTACACCAACACCCTGCACCGCCGTAGCCCCGGCACCGTCCCCCCGGCCGACGCCGAGAGCCCCCGCGCCGAATCGAGCCTGCGCGCGCCCTGGTTCGAGGTGTCCTGCTGCCCGACCAACGTGGCCCGGACCCTCGCCCTGCTGCCCGCCTACCTGGCGACGACGGACGACGACGGCATCCAGCTCCACCAGTACGCGGACGCCGAGATCTCCGCCGACGGCATCGCCCTGCGGCTGCGTACCGACTACCCGGTGGACGGGCAGGTGACCGTACGGATCGACCGCACCCCGGACCACCCGTGGACCCTGTCGCTGCGGGTCCCCGCCTGGACGGAGGGCGCCCCCGCCCGGCTGGTCTCCCCGGACGGCGCCCGTCGGACGGTCGCCCCGGGCACGGCCGCGCTCACCCGCCGCTTCCGGCCCGGCGACGAGATCCGGCTCGAACTGCCCATGGCACCGCGCTGGATCGCCCCCGACCCGCGCATCGACGCCGTACGCGGCACGGTGGCCGTCCAGCGCGGGCCGGTGGTGTACTGCGCCGAGTCCGTGGACCTGCCGGACGGCCACGAGACGGACGCGCTACGGGTCGACCCGTCCACCCGGCCGGTGGACGGGCCGGACGCCACGGTCATCGCCCCCGGCGCACTCGTGACGCCGGACGGGCGGACGGAGCCGCCCTGGCCGTACGGGCCCCTGGACCGGCCCCGCCCGCCCGCCGCCGCGGCCGCCGGCCTCGTCCTGGTGCCCTACCACTCCTGGGCGAACCGGGGCCCGTCGACGATGCGGGTGTGGCTGCCGACGGGCGGTCGGTAG
- a CDS encoding carbohydrate ABC transporter permease, with protein MLIRALGRTPYHVVAGGLAVIFLFPLLWNAWASVSAQPGTAQESGYGLGNYRTLLDYDAGLWRYLLNSTVVSALTVALTLGVSLLGGYAFARFRFPGKDLLFLLTLAILMVPYATLLIPLYVLLGRLHLQNSLVGLSLVLAVFQLPFATFMMRISFEAVPRELEESALVDGCGTAGALRRVLLPAVRPGLITVGLFAFLAAWNDFVAPLILISDSEKAPLPLAVANLRQQSMGAVDYGATEAGVVVLAVPCLLVFLLLQRHYVRGFMSGALKG; from the coding sequence GTGCTCATCCGCGCCCTCGGCCGGACGCCGTACCACGTCGTCGCCGGAGGACTGGCCGTCATCTTCCTCTTCCCGCTGCTGTGGAACGCCTGGGCCTCAGTCAGTGCCCAGCCCGGCACCGCACAGGAGTCCGGCTACGGCCTCGGCAACTACCGCACGCTGCTGGACTACGACGCCGGACTGTGGCGCTACCTCCTCAACAGCACCGTCGTATCGGCGCTCACCGTCGCCCTGACCCTCGGAGTGTCACTGCTCGGCGGGTACGCGTTCGCCCGGTTCCGGTTCCCCGGCAAGGACCTGCTGTTCCTGCTGACCCTGGCGATCCTCATGGTCCCGTACGCCACCCTCCTCATCCCGCTCTACGTCCTGCTAGGCCGACTCCATCTCCAGAACTCGCTGGTCGGGCTGAGCCTGGTGCTCGCGGTGTTCCAACTCCCGTTCGCCACCTTCATGATGCGGATCTCCTTCGAGGCGGTGCCGCGCGAGCTGGAGGAGTCCGCGCTCGTGGACGGGTGCGGAACGGCGGGTGCGCTGCGCCGGGTGCTGCTCCCGGCGGTGCGACCCGGCCTGATCACCGTGGGGCTGTTCGCCTTCCTCGCGGCCTGGAACGACTTCGTCGCACCACTGATCCTCATCTCGGACAGCGAGAAGGCGCCGCTGCCGCTGGCCGTCGCGAATCTGCGCCAGCAGAGCATGGGCGCCGTCGACTACGGGGCCACCGAGGCGGGCGTGGTCGTCCTTGCCGTGCCCTGCCTGCTCGTCTTCCTGCTGCTGCAACGGCACTACGTACGGGGCTTCATGTCGGGCGCGCTGAAGGGATGA
- a CDS encoding carbohydrate ABC transporter permease, with protein MHPRAPFWRSRTAQGLGYAAPTAVFVAVFFLWPLLLVGQMSLNDWPLLAGDQGGNAPENFTDVTDSPLFWPAVRFTLLYTGIVTVALLGLALLLALLVQESRPGTGFYRTVYFLPGALGLASASLLFWGLYSPTTGPLSRTLERLGLVDDPVSFLGSPTSALLSTVFLVVWKFAGFYMLILLVGLQRIPHEVYEAARMDGASRGQIFRRITLPLLKPSLALSLLLCVTGSLLAFDQFFVLTKGGPDNSTVTVVQLIYREAFQRLNLGTAAALSILVLAALLLLNALQFRGLRRVDES; from the coding sequence ATGCACCCGAGGGCGCCCTTCTGGCGCTCCCGCACCGCCCAGGGGCTCGGCTACGCCGCTCCCACGGCCGTGTTCGTCGCCGTCTTCTTCCTGTGGCCGTTGCTGCTCGTCGGGCAGATGTCCCTCAACGACTGGCCGTTGCTCGCCGGGGACCAGGGCGGCAACGCCCCCGAGAACTTCACCGACGTCACCGACAGCCCCCTGTTCTGGCCGGCCGTCCGCTTCACCCTCCTCTACACCGGGATCGTCACGGTCGCGCTCCTCGGCCTGGCGCTGCTGCTCGCCCTGCTGGTCCAGGAGTCCCGCCCCGGCACCGGCTTCTACCGCACCGTCTACTTCCTGCCCGGCGCCCTGGGGTTGGCCTCCGCCTCCCTGCTGTTCTGGGGCCTGTACAGCCCGACCACCGGCCCGCTCAGCCGCACCCTGGAGAGACTCGGCCTGGTCGACGACCCGGTGTCCTTCCTCGGCTCGCCGACCTCCGCCCTGCTGTCGACGGTCTTCCTCGTGGTCTGGAAGTTCGCCGGGTTCTACATGCTCATCCTGCTCGTCGGACTCCAGCGCATCCCCCACGAGGTGTACGAGGCGGCGCGGATGGACGGGGCGAGCCGCGGCCAGATCTTCCGCCGTATCACCCTGCCGCTGCTGAAGCCGTCCCTCGCTCTGTCGTTGTTGCTGTGCGTGACCGGGTCGCTGCTCGCCTTCGACCAGTTCTTCGTCCTCACCAAGGGCGGACCGGACAACAGCACGGTCACCGTGGTGCAGTTGATCTACCGGGAGGCCTTCCAGCGGCTGAACCTCGGCACCGCGGCGGCCCTGTCGATCCTCGTGCTGGCCGCGCTGCTCCTGCTCAACGCCCTTCAGTTCCGCGGTCTGCGCCGCGTCGACGAGTCATGA
- a CDS encoding ABC transporter substrate-binding protein: MGSPTGSPGPVRRLVTVAVVLLATAGLTTSCGSGDDSDDAGGKGSAASATGVDDGATLTMWTRAATRPQSEALVKAYNASHDNRIELTVVPTDDYQAKVGSAAGSGDLPDLFASDVVFVPNYTSSRLFADLTDRIASLPFADKLAQSHIKAGTYEDKQYVVPHTLDLSVLFYNKDLYREAKLDPAAPPTTLAEWDEQARAVDALGGGVDGTFFGGNCGGCGVFTWWPSIWAADEDVLNEDGTAATLDSATARQVYDTYRGWVDDGIVAPGARDETGTTWTGVFPKGKVGVMPMPSTTLGLMPKDLDLGVAPIPGPDGGQSTFVGGDAIGISATSDKADQAWNFLAWSLGDDAQVDVVAAHKDVVARTDLASNKHSDADPRLVTINELVAKGRTPYALKFGQTFNDPNGPWLTLMRNAVFGDGASVEKDNEAVSASLAD; the protein is encoded by the coding sequence ATGGGGAGCCCGACCGGATCACCCGGACCCGTCCGCCGTCTCGTCACCGTCGCCGTCGTTCTGCTCGCCACCGCCGGGCTGACCACGTCCTGCGGATCGGGGGACGACTCCGACGACGCGGGAGGCAAGGGCTCGGCGGCGAGCGCGACCGGCGTCGACGACGGCGCCACCCTCACCATGTGGACCCGGGCCGCCACCCGGCCGCAGAGCGAGGCCCTGGTCAAGGCGTACAACGCGAGCCACGACAACAGGATCGAACTCACCGTCGTCCCCACCGACGACTACCAGGCCAAGGTCGGCTCCGCCGCCGGGTCGGGCGACCTGCCCGACCTCTTCGCCTCCGACGTGGTGTTCGTGCCCAACTACACCTCCAGCAGGCTCTTCGCCGACCTGACCGACCGCATCGCCTCCCTCCCGTTCGCCGACAAGCTGGCCCAGTCCCACATCAAGGCCGGTACGTACGAGGACAAGCAGTACGTCGTGCCGCACACCCTCGATCTGTCGGTGCTCTTCTACAACAAGGACCTCTACCGGGAGGCGAAGCTCGACCCCGCCGCACCGCCCACCACCCTCGCCGAGTGGGACGAGCAGGCGCGGGCCGTGGACGCCCTCGGCGGCGGTGTCGACGGCACCTTCTTCGGCGGAAACTGCGGCGGCTGCGGCGTCTTCACTTGGTGGCCGTCGATCTGGGCCGCCGACGAGGACGTGCTGAACGAGGACGGCACCGCCGCGACCCTCGACTCCGCCACCGCGCGGCAGGTCTACGACACCTACCGCGGCTGGGTGGACGACGGCATCGTCGCTCCCGGCGCCCGCGACGAGACCGGCACGACCTGGACCGGTGTCTTCCCGAAGGGGAAGGTCGGGGTGATGCCCATGCCGTCGACCACGCTCGGGCTGATGCCCAAGGACCTCGACCTCGGGGTCGCGCCGATCCCCGGCCCGGACGGCGGACAGTCCACTTTCGTCGGCGGCGACGCCATCGGCATCTCCGCCACCAGCGACAAGGCCGACCAGGCCTGGAACTTCCTCGCCTGGTCCCTCGGCGACGACGCGCAGGTCGATGTGGTCGCGGCCCACAAGGACGTCGTGGCGCGCACCGACCTGGCCTCCAACAAGCACTCCGACGCGGATCCCCGCCTGGTCACGATCAACGAGCTGGTGGCCAAGGGCCGTACCCCCTACGCGCTGAAGTTCGGCCAGACCTTCAACGACCCCAACGGGCCCTGGCTGACGCTGATGCGCAACGCCGTCTTCGGGGACGGGGCGTCCGTGGAGAAGGACAACGAGGCGGTCAGCGCGTCGCTCGCCGACTGA
- a CDS encoding LacI family DNA-binding transcriptional regulator — MTPATGPSRSHTATLSDVARLAGVSIATASKALNGRSQVRAETRQRVIEAAERLSFRPNQLARGLIAGRTGTVGLLTSDLEGRFSIPILMGAEDAFGAGEVAVFLCDARGDAIREQHHVRALLGRRVDGLIVVGSRTDPRPSLGRELPVPVVYAYAPSDDPADLSIVPDNVDAGRISVEHLLACGRTRIAHITGDHGYLAARERAEGALAALEAAGLHLVGVPRFGSWSEGWGRTATAMLLEQHPDVDAVLCGSDQIARGVIEVLRERGHRVPDDVAVMGFDNWQVLTSGSRPLLTSVDMNLEQVGRTAAQALFGAIGGAARSGVEALPCRLAIRGSTAPLS, encoded by the coding sequence ATGACCCCCGCCACCGGCCCCTCCCGTTCGCACACCGCGACCCTCAGCGACGTCGCCCGGCTGGCGGGGGTGTCCATCGCCACCGCTTCCAAGGCCCTCAACGGCCGCAGCCAGGTGCGCGCCGAGACCCGGCAGCGGGTGATCGAGGCGGCCGAGCGGCTGTCGTTCCGGCCCAACCAGCTGGCCCGCGGTCTGATCGCCGGGCGGACGGGCACGGTCGGGCTGCTCACCAGCGACCTGGAGGGGCGGTTCAGCATCCCGATCCTCATGGGCGCCGAGGACGCGTTCGGGGCGGGCGAGGTGGCGGTGTTCCTGTGCGATGCCCGCGGCGACGCGATCCGCGAACAGCACCATGTCCGCGCCCTGTTGGGGCGGCGGGTCGACGGTCTGATCGTGGTCGGCAGCCGCACCGACCCGCGCCCTTCCCTCGGCCGCGAACTCCCGGTCCCGGTGGTGTACGCCTACGCCCCGTCGGACGATCCGGCGGATCTGTCGATCGTGCCCGACAACGTGGACGCGGGCCGTATATCGGTCGAGCACCTGCTGGCCTGCGGCCGTACCCGGATCGCGCACATCACCGGCGACCACGGCTATCTCGCCGCGCGGGAACGGGCCGAGGGCGCCCTGGCCGCGCTGGAAGCCGCGGGACTGCACCTCGTCGGGGTGCCCCGGTTCGGGTCCTGGTCGGAGGGCTGGGGGCGGACGGCGACCGCCATGCTGCTGGAGCAACACCCTGATGTGGACGCCGTGTTGTGCGGCAGCGACCAGATCGCGCGCGGCGTCATCGAGGTGCTGCGGGAGCGCGGCCACCGGGTTCCGGACGATGTGGCGGTCATGGGCTTCGACAACTGGCAGGTCCTCACCTCCGGCTCCCGGCCGCTGCTGACGAGCGTCGACATGAACCTGGAACAGGTGGGACGCACGGCCGCGCAGGCGTTGTTCGGCGCGATCGGCGGCGCGGCCCGCTCGGGCGTCGAGGCGCTGCCCTGCCGCCTGGCCATCAGGGGATCCACGGCTCCCCTGTCCTGA
- a CDS encoding discoidin domain-containing protein: MMRAIYDAESSGTDFWMDRLLARSGNDPAGPWLMSRGRALFMKTHDPAILGFGGRAAYWESISDNSAYTVAITPGTFTEQVAQRRQTPSHWKSVHTGGSVTVEQTKFITDNNVAVTNLSIRNNGSGSTTLQLRATSPYATTGTGSELTGQVNAFNNLTTIRPRLTGDGFTVSGGGLNRSVTVAPGATVTAKVVMGFVTDEIPASRTEYDAYAGYSNATAFATHVRAYNLWWAQNVPYIDVPEPAIKKSVYYRWWLMRFNHLDADIPGQTFQFPTSTEGVLGYNNAIALTQPMHIDDLKYLRNPAYAYGNWLSVGQTSKGGRFLDNPGDPENWSNSYTQYIAEAAWKSYQIHGGQPAIARSLAHYAEGDVKGQLSYYDHDNNKLIEYDWGALTGNDADAISFHWKPGTMDRAESAYQYSGALAAAQAYEASGNAAKATEMRTLANQIKDAIVNVLWNPNRQLFEHRLKSTNEWVPWKEINNYYPFAVGAVPNTAAYRQALRLYDDPAHYPVFPFYTANQVDKQAAADAGNPGSNNFSTINSTVQFRLYSSVLRNYPNSWMSATDYKKLLYWNAWAQYVGGNTQWPDANEFWADWNGSSINYRSWIHHNILGSSNWTVIEDVAGLRPRNDAKVELSPIDIGWSHFTVNNLRYRGADLSVVWDDPADGVVRYPGIPEGYSIYVNGNRVATVSTLVPFTWDPATGTVTTTGTVTHHTAVPGMKAPTEVVQDSPQMTDMLAKAGVDLTADLTNLAAGATASASHTGSGSTLNGAVDGYPTNEPFWGAGGSASSQDWYELNLGTARTLNEVRLHFKDSRPASGTYRAPSAYTIQYHNGSSWVDVPSQTKSPAAPRANYNLARFPAISAQRIRVLATHASGARTGLTEIKVFNRGGVQPPANQAGSATPSASYTSPWESVAAINDGVNPPSSNDTVNPRWGTWPESGQQWAELTWPSARSLNRAEVYFFDDDQGIDMPSAWKLQYWNGSTYADVPGAGGYPLARNQYNNITFTATNTTRLRVLLTSNGTNSVGLLEAKVYGP; this comes from the coding sequence ATGATGCGCGCCATCTACGACGCGGAGAGCTCGGGCACCGACTTCTGGATGGACCGCCTGCTGGCCCGCTCCGGCAACGACCCGGCCGGGCCCTGGCTGATGAGCCGCGGTCGGGCCCTGTTCATGAAGACCCACGACCCGGCGATTCTCGGCTTCGGCGGCCGAGCCGCGTACTGGGAGAGCATCAGCGACAACAGCGCCTACACGGTGGCGATCACCCCGGGCACCTTCACCGAGCAGGTCGCCCAGCGCCGGCAGACCCCCAGCCACTGGAAGAGCGTGCACACCGGTGGATCGGTCACGGTCGAGCAGACCAAGTTCATCACCGACAACAACGTCGCGGTGACGAACCTGTCGATCAGGAACAACGGCAGCGGCTCGACGACCCTGCAACTACGGGCCACTTCGCCCTACGCCACCACGGGCACCGGCAGCGAACTGACGGGCCAGGTCAACGCCTTCAACAACCTCACCACCATCCGGCCGCGCCTGACCGGCGACGGTTTCACGGTCTCAGGCGGCGGCCTCAACCGCTCCGTGACCGTCGCGCCGGGTGCCACCGTCACCGCCAAGGTCGTCATGGGCTTCGTCACCGACGAGATCCCCGCCTCCCGCACGGAGTACGACGCCTACGCGGGTTACTCGAACGCCACGGCCTTCGCCACCCACGTCAGGGCGTACAACCTGTGGTGGGCGCAGAACGTGCCCTACATCGACGTGCCCGAGCCCGCCATCAAGAAGAGCGTCTACTACCGCTGGTGGCTGATGCGCTTCAACCACCTCGACGCCGACATCCCCGGCCAGACCTTCCAGTTCCCCACCTCGACCGAGGGCGTCCTCGGCTACAACAACGCGATCGCGCTCACCCAGCCGATGCACATCGACGATCTCAAGTACCTGCGCAACCCGGCCTACGCGTACGGGAACTGGCTGAGCGTCGGCCAGACCTCCAAGGGCGGCCGATTCCTGGACAACCCGGGCGACCCGGAGAACTGGTCCAACAGCTACACCCAGTACATCGCCGAGGCGGCCTGGAAGAGCTACCAGATCCACGGCGGCCAGCCGGCCATCGCCCGCAGCCTGGCCCACTACGCCGAGGGCGACGTCAAAGGCCAGCTCTCCTACTACGACCACGACAACAACAAGCTCATCGAGTACGACTGGGGCGCCCTGACCGGCAACGACGCCGACGCGATCTCCTTCCACTGGAAGCCCGGCACCATGGACCGGGCCGAGTCCGCCTACCAGTACAGCGGCGCGCTCGCCGCCGCGCAGGCCTACGAGGCGAGCGGCAACGCGGCCAAGGCGACGGAGATGCGCACGCTCGCGAACCAGATCAAGGACGCCATCGTCAACGTCCTGTGGAACCCGAACCGGCAGTTGTTCGAGCACCGGCTCAAGTCGACGAACGAGTGGGTGCCTTGGAAAGAGATCAACAACTACTACCCGTTCGCCGTGGGTGCCGTCCCCAACACCGCCGCCTACCGGCAGGCGCTGCGCTTATACGACGACCCGGCGCACTACCCGGTCTTCCCGTTCTACACGGCCAACCAGGTCGACAAGCAGGCGGCGGCCGACGCCGGAAACCCGGGCTCCAACAACTTCTCCACCATCAACTCCACCGTCCAGTTCCGGCTCTACTCCTCGGTGCTGCGCAACTACCCCAACTCCTGGATGAGCGCGACCGACTACAAGAAGCTCCTCTACTGGAACGCCTGGGCGCAGTACGTCGGCGGCAACACCCAGTGGCCGGACGCCAACGAGTTCTGGGCCGACTGGAACGGCAGCTCGATCAACTACCGTTCCTGGATCCACCACAACATCCTGGGCAGCAGCAACTGGACCGTGATCGAGGACGTCGCGGGGCTGCGGCCGCGCAATGACGCGAAGGTCGAGCTCTCCCCGATCGACATCGGCTGGAGCCACTTCACCGTCAACAACCTCCGCTACCGGGGCGCGGACCTGTCCGTCGTCTGGGACGACCCGGCCGACGGCGTGGTGCGCTACCCGGGCATCCCGGAGGGCTACTCGATCTACGTCAACGGCAACCGCGTCGCCACCGTCAGTACCCTGGTGCCGTTCACCTGGGACCCGGCCACCGGCACCGTCACGACGACCGGAACCGTCACTCACCACACGGCAGTTCCCGGCATGAAGGCGCCCACCGAGGTCGTACAGGACAGCCCTCAGATGACCGACATGCTCGCGAAGGCGGGCGTCGACCTCACCGCCGACCTGACCAACCTCGCCGCCGGAGCGACCGCCTCCGCCTCCCACACCGGTTCCGGCAGCACCCTGAACGGAGCAGTCGACGGCTACCCCACCAACGAGCCGTTCTGGGGCGCGGGAGGATCCGCGAGCAGCCAGGACTGGTACGAACTCAACCTCGGCACGGCCCGCACGCTGAACGAGGTACGCCTGCACTTCAAGGACAGCCGCCCGGCCAGCGGCACGTATCGGGCGCCGTCCGCCTACACCATCCAGTACCACAACGGTAGTTCCTGGGTGGACGTGCCGAGCCAGACCAAGAGCCCGGCGGCACCGCGCGCCAACTACAACCTGGCGAGGTTCCCGGCGATCAGCGCCCAGCGCATCAGGGTGCTGGCCACCCACGCCTCCGGCGCCAGGACGGGCCTGACCGAGATCAAGGTCTTCAACCGGGGCGGCGTCCAACCCCCCGCCAACCAGGCCGGATCCGCGACCCCGTCCGCCTCCTACACCTCCCCCTGGGAGAGCGTCGCCGCGATCAACGACGGCGTCAATCCCCCGTCGTCCAACGACACCGTCAACCCCCGCTGGGGCACCTGGCCGGAGAGCGGCCAGCAGTGGGCCGAACTGACCTGGCCGTCGGCGCGGAGCTTGAACCGGGCCGAGGTGTACTTCTTCGACGACGACCAGGGCATCGACATGCCCTCCGCCTGGAAACTCCAGTACTGGAACGGCAGCACCTACGCCGACGTACCCGGTGCCGGCGGCTACCCACTCGCCAGGAACCAGTACAACAACATCACCTTCACCGCCACGAACACTACCCGGCTACGCGTGCTGCTCACGAGCAACGGCACGAACTCCGTCGGCCTCCTCGAAGCAAAGGTGTACGGACCGTGA